A genomic window from Micromonospora sp. WMMA1947 includes:
- a CDS encoding DUF3140 domain-containing protein, whose product MSRAEDPQQTYREFTDAVNMKPGELTRWLETEESKHVGWHKKGTQGGESVGHDSGRRIVDLLRRKRADLTAADYKHMRKVIGYVHRHLAQRPSGDVRDTRWRWSLMNWGHDPLKG is encoded by the coding sequence ATGAGTCGCGCTGAGGACCCGCAGCAGACGTACCGGGAGTTCACCGACGCGGTGAACATGAAGCCCGGTGAGCTGACCCGCTGGCTGGAGACCGAGGAGTCCAAGCACGTCGGCTGGCACAAGAAGGGCACCCAGGGCGGCGAGTCGGTCGGGCACGACTCCGGCCGGCGCATCGTCGACCTGCTGCGCCGCAAGCGTGCCGACCTGACCGCCGCCGACTACAAGCACATGCGCAAGGTGATCGGGTACGTCCACCGCCACCTGGCGCAGCGCCCGTCCGGCGACGTCCGGGACACCCGGTGGCGGTGGTCGCTGATGAACTGGGGGCACGACCCGCTCAAGGGCTGA
- a CDS encoding DUF2945 domain-containing protein, with the protein MAEKEFRAGDHVSWASHSGRAYGVVKEKLTERTHVRGHTVNASPEQPQYRITNDDSGRDVAHRPEVLRHESR; encoded by the coding sequence ATGGCCGAGAAGGAGTTCCGCGCCGGCGACCACGTCTCCTGGGCCAGCCACAGCGGCCGGGCGTACGGGGTCGTCAAGGAGAAGCTGACCGAGCGCACCCACGTCCGCGGGCACACCGTGAACGCCTCGCCGGAGCAGCCGCAGTACCGGATCACCAACGACGACTCGGGCCGCGACGTCGCCCACCGCCCGGAGGTGCTGCGCCATGAGTCGCGCTGA
- a CDS encoding methyltransferase domain-containing protein — protein MDDDRVTRRRVDAGEIRRANRGWWDTDADAYQAEHGAFLGDADFVWCPEGLREADARLLGDVAGRRILELGAGAAAAARWLAGQGARPVALDLSAGMLRHAAEAADRTGVRVPLVQADALALPFADAAFDTVCTAFGAIPFVDDSAAAMREVARVLRPGGRWVFSVTHPMRWIFLDDPGEGGLTAVHSYFDRSPYVEQDEHGVATYVEQHRTLGDRIRELVGAGFRLLDLVEPEWPAGHEGIWGQWSPLRGRLFPGTAIFVAEKPAR, from the coding sequence GTGGACGACGACAGGGTGACCCGCCGACGGGTCGACGCCGGTGAGATCCGCCGGGCCAACCGCGGCTGGTGGGACACCGACGCCGACGCGTACCAGGCCGAGCACGGCGCGTTCCTCGGCGACGCCGACTTCGTCTGGTGCCCGGAGGGCCTGCGCGAGGCCGACGCCCGGCTGCTCGGCGACGTGGCCGGCCGACGGATCCTCGAACTGGGCGCCGGGGCGGCCGCCGCCGCCCGCTGGCTCGCCGGCCAGGGCGCCCGGCCGGTCGCGCTCGACCTGTCCGCCGGCATGTTGCGGCACGCCGCCGAGGCCGCCGACCGCACCGGGGTACGCGTGCCGCTGGTGCAGGCCGACGCGCTCGCCCTGCCGTTCGCCGACGCCGCGTTCGACACCGTCTGCACCGCGTTCGGCGCGATTCCGTTCGTGGACGACTCGGCGGCGGCGATGCGCGAGGTGGCCCGGGTGCTGCGGCCCGGCGGCCGGTGGGTCTTCTCGGTCACCCACCCGATGCGCTGGATCTTCCTGGACGACCCGGGCGAGGGCGGGCTGACCGCCGTGCACTCGTACTTCGACCGCTCCCCCTACGTCGAGCAGGACGAGCACGGCGTCGCCACGTACGTCGAGCAGCACCGCACCCTGGGCGACCGGATCCGGGAACTGGTCGGCGCCGGTTTCCGCCTGCTGGACCTGGTGGAGCCGGAGTGGCCGGCCGGGCACGAGGGGATCTGGGGCCAGTGGAGCCCGCTGCGCGGTCGGCTGTTCCCCGGCACCGCGATCTTCGTCGCCGAGAAGCCGGCCCGCTGA
- the rpsA gene encoding 30S ribosomal protein S1 has translation MPAVTTHPTGATAHMTSSIEATSSANKVTHDDLGSEEAFLAAIDETIKYFNDGDIVEGTVVKVDRDEVLLDIGYKTEGVIPSRELSIKHDVDPAEVVSVGDHIEALVLQKEDKEGRLILSKKRAQYERAWGTIEKIKDEDGVVRGSVIEVVKGGLILDIGLRGFLPASLVEMRRVRDLQPYVGRELEAKIIELDKNRNNVVLSRRAWLEQTQSEVRTEFLNKLQKGQVRKGVVSSIVNFGAFVDLGGVDGLVHVSELSWKHIDHPSEVVEVGQEVEVEVLDVDLDRERVSLSLKATQEDPWRQFARTHAIQQIVPGKVTKLVPFGAFVRVDDGIEGLVHISELAERHVEIPEQVVQVGSEVMVKVIDIDLERRRISLSLKQANEGFVEGEEHFDPTLYGMAATYDEQGNYIYPEGFDPETGEWLEGYDKQRETWEQQYAEARQRWEAHTKQVQTSRAADAEAAANPAPPATSGTTTSTSAPSRQAEEPAGTLATDEALAALREKLAGGK, from the coding sequence ATGCCCGCTGTGACAACCCATCCGACCGGAGCAACCGCCCACATGACGAGCAGCATCGAGGCCACCTCGAGCGCCAACAAGGTCACCCACGACGACCTCGGCTCTGAGGAAGCTTTCCTCGCCGCGATCGACGAGACCATCAAGTACTTCAACGACGGCGACATTGTCGAAGGCACCGTCGTCAAGGTCGATCGGGACGAGGTCCTGCTCGACATCGGCTACAAGACCGAGGGTGTCATCCCCTCTCGGGAGCTGTCGATCAAGCACGACGTGGACCCGGCCGAGGTCGTTTCGGTGGGCGACCACATCGAGGCCCTCGTCCTCCAGAAGGAGGACAAGGAGGGTCGGCTGATCCTCTCCAAGAAGCGGGCGCAGTACGAGCGGGCCTGGGGCACGATCGAGAAGATCAAGGACGAGGACGGTGTCGTCCGCGGCTCGGTCATCGAGGTCGTCAAGGGTGGTCTCATCCTCGACATCGGCCTGCGTGGCTTCCTGCCCGCGTCGCTCGTCGAGATGCGGCGCGTGCGTGACCTGCAGCCGTACGTCGGCCGCGAGCTCGAGGCCAAGATCATCGAGCTGGACAAGAACCGCAACAACGTGGTCCTGTCCCGCCGTGCCTGGCTGGAGCAGACGCAGTCCGAGGTGCGCACCGAGTTCCTCAACAAGCTCCAGAAGGGGCAGGTCCGCAAGGGCGTCGTCTCCTCGATCGTCAACTTCGGCGCGTTCGTCGACCTGGGCGGCGTGGACGGCCTCGTGCACGTCTCCGAGCTGTCCTGGAAGCACATCGACCACCCGTCCGAGGTCGTCGAGGTGGGCCAGGAGGTCGAGGTCGAGGTCCTGGACGTCGACCTGGACCGCGAGCGGGTCTCGCTGTCGCTGAAGGCGACGCAGGAGGACCCGTGGCGTCAGTTCGCCCGCACCCACGCGATCCAGCAGATCGTGCCGGGTAAGGTCACCAAGCTGGTGCCGTTCGGCGCGTTCGTCCGGGTGGACGACGGCATCGAGGGCCTGGTCCACATCTCCGAGCTGGCCGAGCGCCACGTGGAGATCCCGGAGCAGGTCGTGCAGGTCGGCTCCGAGGTCATGGTCAAGGTCATCGACATCGACCTGGAGCGCCGCCGGATCTCGCTGTCGCTCAAGCAGGCCAACGAGGGCTTCGTCGAGGGCGAGGAGCACTTCGACCCGACCCTCTACGGCATGGCCGCGACCTACGACGAGCAGGGCAACTACATCTACCCGGAGGGCTTCGACCCGGAGACGGGCGAGTGGCTCGAGGGCTACGACAAGCAGCGCGAGACCTGGGAGCAGCAGTACGCCGAGGCGCGTCAGCGCTGGGAGGCCCACACCAAGCAGGTGCAGACCTCCCGCGCCGCCGACGCCGAGGCCGCTGCCAACCCGGCTCCGCCCGCCACCAGCGGCACCACCACCTCGACCTCGGCCCCGAGCCGTCAGGCCGAGGAGCCGGCCGGCACGCTCGCGACCGACGAGGCGCTCGCCGCGCTGCGGGAGAAGCTCGCCGGCGGCAAGTGA
- the coaE gene encoding dephospho-CoA kinase: MLKVGLTGGIGSGKSAVASRLATLGAVIVDSDRIAREIVAPGTDGLAEVVAAFSDKVLDADGALDRAALGALVFGDEAARRTLEGITHPRVRARSAELVAAAPADAIVVNDVPLLVEVGLAPTYHLVVVVQTAVPIRTARLTRDRGMAPAEAQRRIAAQADDATRGAAADVLLSNDGTLTELHAAVDALWRDRLLPYERNVREHRAVPPDPVALAGPDPTWPEQYARLAARIRHAAGGDIRVDHVGSTAVPGLAAPDVIDIQVTVSSLDEADGPLAQRLAEAGFPRLPGDWWDAPRQPEPVRWAKRLHGGADPGRPVRLHLREAGSPGWRYALLMRDHLRADPARRADYLQVKRELAAAAPEHAAWGTVTDPWFDEEHLRAEEWAAQTGWRP; encoded by the coding sequence GTGCTGAAGGTGGGGCTGACCGGCGGAATCGGATCGGGCAAGAGCGCGGTGGCGAGCCGGCTCGCCACGCTGGGCGCGGTGATCGTCGACTCGGACCGCATCGCCCGCGAGATCGTCGCGCCCGGCACCGACGGGCTGGCCGAGGTGGTCGCCGCCTTCTCCGACAAGGTCCTGGACGCCGACGGGGCGCTGGACCGGGCCGCCCTCGGCGCGCTGGTCTTCGGCGACGAGGCCGCCCGCCGCACGCTCGAAGGGATCACCCATCCCCGGGTACGGGCGCGCAGCGCCGAACTGGTGGCCGCCGCTCCCGCCGACGCGATCGTCGTGAACGACGTACCGCTGCTGGTCGAGGTGGGACTCGCGCCGACGTACCACCTGGTGGTCGTGGTGCAGACGGCCGTGCCGATCCGGACGGCCCGGCTGACCCGCGACCGGGGGATGGCCCCGGCGGAGGCGCAGCGGCGCATCGCCGCGCAGGCCGACGACGCCACCCGCGGCGCGGCCGCCGACGTGCTGCTGAGCAACGACGGCACGCTGACCGAGTTGCACGCCGCGGTGGACGCCCTGTGGCGGGACCGCCTGCTGCCCTACGAGCGCAACGTGCGCGAGCACCGCGCCGTCCCGCCCGACCCGGTGGCGCTCGCCGGGCCGGACCCGACGTGGCCCGAGCAGTACGCCCGGCTCGCCGCCCGGATCCGCCACGCCGCCGGCGGTGACATCCGGGTCGATCACGTCGGCTCCACCGCCGTGCCCGGGCTCGCCGCGCCGGACGTGATCGACATCCAGGTGACGGTGTCCTCCCTGGACGAGGCGGACGGGCCGCTCGCGCAGCGGCTGGCCGAGGCGGGGTTCCCGCGTCTGCCGGGTGACTGGTGGGACGCGCCGCGACAGCCGGAACCGGTTCGCTGGGCCAAGCGGCTGCACGGCGGTGCGGACCCGGGGCGTCCGGTGCGGCTGCACCTGCGGGAGGCCGGTTCGCCCGGCTGGCGGTACGCGCTGCTGATGCGCGACCACCTGCGTGCCGACCCGGCACGGCGGGCCGACTACCTCCAGGTGAAGCGGGAGCTGGCGGCCGCGGCGCCGGAGCACGCCGCGTGGGGCACGGTGACCGATCCGTGGTTCGACGAGGAGCACCTGCGCGCCGAGGAGTGGGCCGCGCAGACCGGCTGGCGCCCCTGA